From the genome of Bacillota bacterium:
CGGCGAACGGGATGGGCAGGCCGAGAAACAGCAGCAGGATGCCGGAGATCCCGGCAACCGTGCTCACCGCCCGGTCACCGCCCACCCTCCTTGCCGGGCCCGGAAGGCGAGGCGGCTACCCTCGCCAGCAGATGCACCAGCATGACGCCGGCCCCTGCAGGGATCGCCGCGTACGGGACCCCCATGGGCAGCCCCATCGCCGGGGAGTGCTGCCTCATGTTGAAAGCCGCCAGCCGCCATCCGTACACGGCCAGAACCGCCAGGAAAAGCGCGGATAGCACCGCGCCCAGGCTGGCGGCAAGCCGGCGCGCCCTCCCGGACCACCTGGCCGGCAGGAGGTCGAGGCCGGGGTGCAGGCCGCGCCGCACCCCTCCGGCCGCCCCCAGCGACGAAAGCCAGACGAAGCAGTAGCGTGCCAACTCCTCGGACCACGAAAGAGGCGTGCGCAGGACGAACCGGAACAGAACCTGCAGCGCCAGGGCCACGGCCATGGCCGCCGTGAGCGCGGCGGCCAGCATCACCGTCAGGCGATCCAGGCCATCCGATAGCCACCCCACCGCGCGTGCGGCCATCGACCCCGTACGCAGGACGATCCCGGCCAGCCCTGTCCTGCCGCCCGCCACCGCCGGGCGCTGCGAAAGTGCCGGCCGCTCGCCGCCGGAGGCGGTCACGCCCTCTCAGCCCGCCTACTTACCCGCCTGGATGATCCGGTCGATGAGGTCCCCGAACCGGCTGCGGTACTTGTTGTACACGGGTTCCATGGCCCTCTGGAACGCCGCTTTGTCCGGGTGCGTCACCTGCATGCCGAGGCGGCGGAGCTCATCAACCTGTTCGGCTTCCATCCGGCGCGCCACGGCCCGTTCGGACTGCGACACGTCGCGGGCGGTTTTCAGCAGGACTTCCTGCACGTCGGCGGGCAGGGATCGGAAACGGCCCGTGTTGATGATGATGACGGCCGGCGCGTAGAAGTGGCCGGTCATGGCGAGATACCGCTGCACTTCGTAAATCTTGTGGCTGGTGAGGACCGGGATGGGGTTTTCCTGGCCGTCGATGACCCCTTGCTGCAGGGCTGTGTAAACGCCGCCCCACGCCATCGGCGTCGCCAGCGCGCCGAGCGCGTTGAAACTGTCAACGTGGATGGGGTTCTCCTGCACCCGGATCTTGAGGCCGCGGACGTCCTCCGGCGTGTTGATGGGGCGTTTGCTGTTGGTGAGGTAGCGGAAGCCTTGTTCCCACAGCGAAAGG
Proteins encoded in this window:
- a CDS encoding TRAP transporter small permease, coding for MTASGGERPALSQRPAVAGGRTGLAGIVLRTGSMAARAVGWLSDGLDRLTVMLAAALTAAMAVALALQVLFRFVLRTPLSWSEELARYCFVWLSSLGAAGGVRRGLHPGLDLLPARWSGRARRLAASLGAVLSALFLAVLAVYGWRLAAFNMRQHSPAMGLPMGVPYAAIPAGAGVMLVHLLARVAASPSGPGKEGGR
- a CDS encoding TRAP transporter substrate-binding protein; its protein translation is ALRHVRGVLEALPARKGGVRVRRVLAALLTVFVVTLLAVLAAFPALSAPAGSAPIVLKLGHVVATGHPYHYGATEFARLVEERTGGRVRIDVYPGGQLGPGEREEIEALQLGGIDLVVTGTAVLANFLPDFSVMDLPFLFRDYRHVDAVLDGPVGADLLQRLNRANLNITGLSLWEQGFRYLTNSKRPINTPEDVRGLKIRVQENPIHVDSFNALGALATPMAWGGVYTALQQGVIDGQENPIPVLTSHKIYEVQRYLAMTGHFYAPAVIIINTGRFRSLPADVQEVLLKTARDVSQSERAVARRMEAEQVDELRRLGMQVTHPDKAAFQRAMEPVYNKYRSRFGDLIDRIIQAGK